In candidate division WOR-3 bacterium, the genomic window ACCGGACGGCATTGCTGCACAAGGTCGGTACCGTTTATGAGGGCATCAGTTTTGCCGCCCTCGACCGGATGGTTGATGAGGTTGCTGCTGGTCTGGCGGAAAAGGGGGTCAGGCCGGGTACGAGAGTCGGTATCTATTCCTACAATCGGCCAGAATGGGTCGTGGCCGACCTGGCGGCAATGAAGCTGGGCGCAATCGTTGTTCCGGTTTACCACACGCTGCCGGCTGACAGCGTGCGATACATCCTGAACGATGCCGAGGTAAGTCATCTTGTTGTCGAGAAGCCGGAGTTTCTGGCCAATGTTGTGCAGGTCATGGCGGACGTTCCGAGTCTTAGGGAAATCATCACGTTGTTCGAGGACGCAGGCGCGCAGTACCAGATGCCGAGTGTCGAGAGTCGGGCCGGCAGGGAGATATTTTCGTTCGAGTCACTGCGCCGCACCGGCGCAATGGCACTGGTCAAGAACCCGGCGTCCGGTCAGCCGCATCAGTCCAGTCCGGACGACGTTGTGACAGTGGTCTATACCTCAGGCACGACCGGTGAACCCAAGGGTGCGATGCTGACCAATCGTAACATTCTGTCGAACGTCGAGGCGGCAATCAGCCGGTTCAGCATCAGTGAGCGCGACGTGCTTCTGTCTTTTCTGCCGCTCTGTCACATGTTCGAGCGCACCTGCGGATACTACTGTATGCTGCTGGCCGGTGCGACCGTGGCCTATGCTGAGTCGCTTGATACTGTCCGCCAGGACATCCAGCAAGTCAGACCGACCCTGCTGATTACCGTGCCCAGGGTGCTGGAGAAGGTTTACAACGCCGTGGCCGAGAAGGTCCGGACCGGGCCGGCGCTTTCCCGGATGATGATGATTGCGACCCTGCGGACCTATAACCGTTGTGCCCGACTGGCAGCAAAGCGCCAGCGACCTTCGTACTGGCTCGCGTTCAAGCGCTGGCTGTTCGGCCTTCTGGTTGTGCGTAAGCTAAAGAAGCTGGGCGGCGGCCGGATCCGGCTGATGGTTTCGGGTGGTGCACCGCTTGAACGCCGGCTGGCCCGTATCATCCGCAACCTTGGTTTCAATCTGCTTGAGGGTTATGGCCTTACCGAGACCGCACCGGTTGTGTGTGCGGCGGTACCGGGCGAGGAACGAGTCGGCACGGTTGGCAAGCCTTTTCCCGGGGTCGAGGTCAGAATCGGAAAGGATGGTGAAGTCCTTGTGCGCGGGCCGAACGTGATGAAGGGTTATCTGAACAAACCGGAGGAAACCGCAAAGGTCATTGACACAGAGGGCTGGTTTCACACTGGTGACCAGGGCCGGTTCGATGATTCGGGTAATCTTGTTATCTGCGGCCGGCTCAAGGAGCTTGTTGTCAATTCCTACGGCAAGAACATCGCACCGGTGCCAATCGAGCAGGCGTTGTGCAGTTCTGAGTATGTTGAGCAGGCGGTTGTCATCGGTGACCGGCGGCCGTACCTGACCGCACTCATCGTGCCGACGCGGCTCGCACTCGAGGACTATGCCCGCACCAAGGGCATCAAGTACGATAGTCTTACAGAACTTTTAGGTCATTCTGAGGTCAGGCGGCTGTTCGAGGAGGAAATCACCAAGGCGCTTGCCAACTTCGCACCGTACGAACAGGTCCGGGCGTTCCGGCTAGTCCCGGAGCCGTTCACGGTCGAGAACGGATTTCTGACCCCGACGCTGAAGACTCGAAGGGCCCGGATTGTGGAGGCTTTTCGTGATGAGATTAGCCGGATGTATGCGGAGCGCTGAGCCGGAAATGAGGGAGCACCGAGGGTGGTAGCTGGAATACCAGGCACGGAAGCGCGGAGCAGAAGGATGATCGGCGTGCTGACAGCGTTCTTACTCCTTCTGGTTTCGCGGGCATCGGCCGGCACGGCAGATTCGCTGTTCAACCGGGCCGCGTATCTTTTTTTCAACCGGCATCTGGGCCCGGGGTATCTTGACTCGGCATATGCGCTTGTTGCCAAGGGACGGCAACTCGAACCTGGGCACGAGCGCGGTCTGTACCTATGGTCGCGCGTTCATGTCCAGAAGGGCGATAACACCAAGGCCCAGGCCGAGAAGATTCGGCTCTATGAGCGTGCCCGTTCGATTGCCGAAACGCTAAAGGTCGTAAATCCGAGTAACCCGGATGGCTGGATGTGGTGGGCAGTTGCCCAGGGACGCATCGGTCAGACCAGGGGCGTGATGAACTCGCTGTTCATGGTTCCGTCATTGAGGACGAGCTTTCTTCGGGTGCTGGAGCTGGATTCAACTTACCCGACTGCGTACGATGCGCTTGGGGTGCTCTACTATGAGCTGCCCGGTATTGCGGGCGGCAACCTTGCCAAGTCCGAGGAGTACCTGCTCAGGGGATTGAAGCACGACCCGAACTACACTTTGCTCAGGCTCGACTTGGCCAAGGTTTACATCCGGCAGAAGAAGTGGCAACAGGCACGGGACCAGCTCAATCTGCTCTTGGCAACGGAGAATCCAACCTATCCGGCGGATTTCGTACTCGACGACCGGCCAGAGGCTTGCCGGCTTCTGGAACAGATCGGGGAGCGGAGGTAGCGTTCTTGTTACTGCCCGAGGCCGGGCACCTGGGTGGGTTCGGGCCGGGCAGCTTCTGTAGTCAGACCAGGGCTAGACTCGGCCGCATTTCTCCTGATTTCAGCTAGGGCATGCCGGATGATTCTGATTTTGGTCTCGGCTGATGTCCGACGGTTGATGATGAGATAGTAGGAATCGCGGAGCCGGCACAGCCCACCTTCACTTTGTAGGTCGTCATAATAGAGTTTCACGCCGAGTCCACGGCACTCCTGCTCAAGCCCAGCCAGTACTTCACTGGTTTTCATTTGTTTCCCGCTCCAAGTTTCTTGCGGAGTTAGTCCACTCCTTACGCATTAGCCTGTGTTTCTAGAGCCAGCCTTGGTCCTGGTACCATCGGAGCGTCAGTTCCAGACCGCGGCTAAGGTCATATTCCGGTTCGAAGCCGAGTTCCTGCTTTGCCTTGTCCGGACTGCAGACCCAGCATTCCTGGATAAGTTCTCTTGCTTTGTCGCGATTGAGAATCGAGCCTTCGCGGTTGAGCCATTCGCTGACCGCGGCCGCGGACCGGACCGCCCAGTCTGGGACTTTGAGTCTGACCGTCCGGCGGCCGAGCAACTGGCCAGCCAGCCGGCCAAGTTCGTCGTAGTCGTGGGCGCGGCCATCGGAGATAAAGTACACCGAGCCGGAGGCAACGTCGGCCTCGGCACCGATGAGTGCGGCCCTTACTGCATCCCGGACATAGACAACCGAGAAGGTGCCGCCGAAGTCCGGTCGCACCCCGATTTTGAGAATACGGATTAGCATGAGGCTGTCTTTGTCCCGCGGACCATAGACCGCAGGGAAGCGGAGTATCACCGAGTGCAGTCTTCCGGCCAGGCTGGCGAGTGCCTGCTCGGCCTTGAGTTTGCTCTGGCCGTACCGGCTGACCGGTGCAGGGTTTTCGGTTTCGGTTCTGGGCTGCTGCGGGCCTGAAGCCGGGCCGGCCGCAGCCGCGCTTGAGAAGAATACGAGCCCTTTGACTTTGGCTGAGATGCACGCCTCGGCCAGAAGCCGCGTGCCTTCGCAGTTTACTCGCTCGAAGTCTTCGGGGTTTTTGGGCCGCACGGTCGCAGCGGTGTGAAAGACCCAGTCGGCATCCTGGACTGCGGCAGCGAAAGTTTCCGGCTGGCGCATGTCGCCATAGGCAAAATCAAGGTCCATGCCTTCAAGCCAGACCAGGTCGCTTGTTTCGCGGACCAGAGCCCGCACGGCGTGACCGCGAGCCAGAAGCAGTTCGCACATGTGCGAACCGACAAAACCGTTTGCACCGGTCACGAGGGCATTCACGCGGTCACAGGTTCGGCGCTACTTTCCGGTTGAAGTAGTCAAGGCTTCGGAGCGCGGCTTCCTTTGGCCTGACCTCGAATACCAAAAGAGCGTCAGTGTTCAGGAGAAACCTGAAGATACGCAGGAAATCCATGCTTCCTTTGCCCAGAGCATGGTGTTCGTCCCGCACACCATTGTTGTCGTGGATGTGCGTATGATGGATGTGCTGACGGAAGCGCCGGAAGAACGCAAGTTCGTGCCGACGTTTGTTTGCAGGCAGGATGTTTGTGTGCCCGACGTCGTAGCAGAGGCCAAGGCTGCCGCCGAGCAGTTGCGGCAGAACCTTTGCCGCGGGTCCGTAGCGGAACCCACCGACGTTCTCAACGCACAGGCGGCTGCGGTCGCGGGCGTAGGCCTTGAGCTGGGTCAGGCCTTCGTGCATTGCCGACACGAAGTATTCCGGGAACTCTTCATGGGTGTAGCGGTTGCCGCCGTCTATGCCGTAGTGCATGTCGAACCCGAGGTGCATGACAACGTTTCTTGCACCAACGTCGGCCGCGTAGTCCAGAGTTTGCTTCAACTCGCTGACCGTGGCTTGAAAGGCGCGGCGGCTCGGAATGAAAAAAGACGGGCCTTCGAGTGCGTGGAACGCTAGTACTATCCCGTGGTCAAGGGCCAGGGCCGCAATCCGGCGCCTTTCACGCCGGCTGGCGAGTTGCTGGCCGAAGCGGATGTTGCCGAGGTTCAGTTCAAGCGCACCGAATCCGTGCCGGGATGCAAA contains:
- a CDS encoding tetratricopeptide repeat protein produces the protein MIGVLTAFLLLLVSRASAGTADSLFNRAAYLFFNRHLGPGYLDSAYALVAKGRQLEPGHERGLYLWSRVHVQKGDNTKAQAEKIRLYERARSIAETLKVVNPSNPDGWMWWAVAQGRIGQTRGVMNSLFMVPSLRTSFLRVLELDSTYPTAYDALGVLYYELPGIAGGNLAKSEEYLLRGLKHDPNYTLLRLDLAKVYIRQKKWQQARDQLNLLLATENPTYPADFVLDDRPEACRLLEQIGERR
- a CDS encoding long-chain fatty acid--CoA ligase; this translates as MWQGRVMADTVYESFRLVAERHADRTALLHKVGTVYEGISFAALDRMVDEVAAGLAEKGVRPGTRVGIYSYNRPEWVVADLAAMKLGAIVVPVYHTLPADSVRYILNDAEVSHLVVEKPEFLANVVQVMADVPSLREIITLFEDAGAQYQMPSVESRAGREIFSFESLRRTGAMALVKNPASGQPHQSSPDDVVTVVYTSGTTGEPKGAMLTNRNILSNVEAAISRFSISERDVLLSFLPLCHMFERTCGYYCMLLAGATVAYAESLDTVRQDIQQVRPTLLITVPRVLEKVYNAVAEKVRTGPALSRMMMIATLRTYNRCARLAAKRQRPSYWLAFKRWLFGLLVVRKLKKLGGGRIRLMVSGGAPLERRLARIIRNLGFNLLEGYGLTETAPVVCAAVPGEERVGTVGKPFPGVEVRIGKDGEVLVRGPNVMKGYLNKPEETAKVIDTEGWFHTGDQGRFDDSGNLVICGRLKELVVNSYGKNIAPVPIEQALCSSEYVEQAVVIGDRRPYLTALIVPTRLALEDYARTKGIKYDSLTELLGHSEVRRLFEEEITKALANFAPYEQVRAFRLVPEPFTVENGFLTPTLKTRRARIVEAFRDEISRMYAER
- a CDS encoding sugar phosphate isomerase/epimerase — protein: MHPLDSIRARLGLQILFDFKDIGDAIRFASRHGFGALELNLGNIRFGQQLASRRERRRIAALALDHGIVLAFHALEGPSFFIPSRRAFQATVSELKQTLDYAADVGARNVVMHLGFDMHYGIDGGNRYTHEEFPEYFVSAMHEGLTQLKAYARDRSRLCVENVGGFRYGPAAKVLPQLLGGSLGLCYDVGHTNILPANKRRHELAFFRRFRQHIHHTHIHDNNGVRDEHHALGKGSMDFLRIFRFLLNTDALLVFEVRPKEAALRSLDYFNRKVAPNL
- a CDS encoding NAD-dependent epimerase/dehydratase family protein, whose protein sequence is MNALVTGANGFVGSHMCELLLARGHAVRALVRETSDLVWLEGMDLDFAYGDMRQPETFAAAVQDADWVFHTAATVRPKNPEDFERVNCEGTRLLAEACISAKVKGLVFFSSAAAAGPASGPQQPRTETENPAPVSRYGQSKLKAEQALASLAGRLHSVILRFPAVYGPRDKDSLMLIRILKIGVRPDFGGTFSVVYVRDAVRAALIGAEADVASGSVYFISDGRAHDYDELGRLAGQLLGRRTVRLKVPDWAVRSAAAVSEWLNREGSILNRDKARELIQECWVCSPDKAKQELGFEPEYDLSRGLELTLRWYQDQGWL